The following proteins come from a genomic window of Micromonospora zamorensis:
- a CDS encoding YbaK/EbsC family protein → MGTLKTEPARARLDLLAPPVAEAIAQWPADAPVDVNDVLVAPIDAELADTAAFCAAYEVGLDVSANCVVVAGKREGVVRYAACIVLATTRADVNGVARRTLDVRKASFAPMDDAVELTGMEYGGITPIGLPAQWPILVDARVIATPHVIIGSGVRHSKIALPGPALGALPGAQVVEGLARPA, encoded by the coding sequence ATGGGAACGCTGAAGACCGAACCGGCCCGCGCCCGCCTCGACCTGCTCGCCCCGCCGGTGGCGGAGGCCATCGCGCAGTGGCCCGCCGACGCGCCCGTGGACGTCAACGATGTGCTGGTCGCGCCGATCGACGCCGAACTCGCCGACACCGCAGCGTTCTGCGCGGCGTACGAGGTGGGGTTGGACGTGTCGGCCAACTGCGTCGTGGTGGCTGGCAAGCGTGAGGGTGTGGTGCGCTACGCGGCCTGCATCGTCCTGGCGACCACCCGGGCCGACGTCAACGGGGTGGCCCGCCGCACGTTGGACGTGCGCAAGGCGAGCTTCGCACCGATGGACGACGCGGTCGAGCTGACCGGCATGGAGTACGGCGGCATCACCCCGATCGGGCTGCCGGCGCAGTGGCCCATCCTGGTGGACGCGCGGGTGATCGCCACGCCGCACGTGATCATCGGGTCCGGCGTACGGCACAGCAAGATCGCACTGCCGGGGCCGGCGTTGGGCGCACTGCCCGGTGCGCAGGTGGTGGAAGGGCTGGCCAGACCGGCCTGA
- a CDS encoding DsbA family oxidoreductase: MEIEIYADVICPWCYIGKRRLDEALARYEGEVTVRYRPFQLDPSPVPQPLPLVQALAGKFGGPERAQQMVAHVTQVAAADGLRLDYDRAVIANTFDAHRLVSYATDHGRAAEMVEALYQAHFNEGVDVGSREALAAVAGGIGLDAADVRRFLDSDERVTDIAAELAAARDLGITSVPTFVLAGKYAVSGAQEVQTLLAALSEVEQREAAAH; the protein is encoded by the coding sequence ATGGAGATCGAGATCTACGCGGACGTCATCTGCCCGTGGTGCTACATCGGCAAGCGCCGCCTGGATGAGGCCCTCGCCCGTTACGAGGGTGAGGTGACGGTCCGCTACCGACCGTTCCAGCTCGACCCGTCACCGGTGCCCCAGCCGCTTCCGCTGGTGCAGGCGCTGGCCGGCAAGTTCGGCGGCCCGGAGCGCGCCCAGCAGATGGTCGCGCACGTGACCCAGGTCGCGGCGGCTGACGGGCTCCGGCTGGACTACGACCGTGCGGTGATCGCCAACACCTTCGACGCGCACCGGCTGGTCTCCTACGCCACCGACCACGGTCGGGCGGCCGAGATGGTGGAGGCGCTCTACCAGGCGCACTTCAACGAGGGTGTCGACGTCGGCTCCCGGGAGGCGCTGGCCGCGGTGGCCGGTGGGATCGGCCTGGACGCGGCCGACGTCCGCCGCTTCCTCGACTCCGACGAGCGCGTCACCGACATCGCCGCCGAGTTGGCCGCAGCTCGGGACCTCGGCATCACCAGCGTGCCGACCTTCGTCCTGGCCGGAAAGTACGCGGTCTCCGGCGCACAGGAGGTGCAGACACTGCTCGCCGCGCTCAGCGAGGTCGAGCAGCGCGAGGCTGCGGCACACTGA
- a CDS encoding SufE family protein has protein sequence MADMPARLAEIVDEFAAAPRDLVLEMLLEYADVIPVLPEGAAAREGMEQVPECQTSFFLRARVTPEGTVETVFDCPPEAPTTRAFAGILAEGLAGASAEQVLDVPDDLYQRMGLAQAISPLRIRGGTAILGRLKRQVREQLG, from the coding sequence ATGGCTGACATGCCGGCCCGACTGGCCGAGATCGTCGACGAGTTCGCTGCCGCCCCGCGCGACCTGGTGCTGGAGATGCTCCTGGAGTACGCCGACGTCATTCCGGTGCTGCCGGAGGGCGCCGCCGCACGCGAGGGCATGGAGCAGGTGCCGGAGTGTCAGACGTCGTTCTTCCTGCGCGCCAGGGTGACCCCGGAGGGCACCGTGGAGACGGTCTTCGACTGCCCGCCGGAGGCGCCGACCACCCGGGCGTTCGCGGGGATCCTCGCCGAAGGGCTGGCGGGCGCGAGCGCCGAGCAGGTGCTGGACGTGCCGGACGACCTCTACCAGCGGATGGGCCTGGCGCAGGCGATCAGCCCGCTGCGGATCCGCGGCGGCACGGCGATCCTGGGCCGGCTCAAGCGTCAGGTGCGGGAACAACTCGGCTGA
- a CDS encoding CBS domain-containing protein: MTGYRVSDVMTKQVVYLPAETTLDEAARVMKEADIGDVVVTDGASLAGMLTDRDIVVRAVAENSSPAATTIGSIVTREVVMIEQHCTAGEAAALMRDRGIRRVLVCDSDRKLVGIVSLGDLAMQLDPTSALSEISEQSPTV, translated from the coding sequence ATGACCGGTTACCGGGTCAGTGACGTGATGACCAAACAGGTCGTGTACCTGCCGGCCGAAACCACACTGGACGAAGCGGCCAGGGTGATGAAGGAGGCGGACATCGGCGATGTGGTGGTCACCGACGGTGCCAGCCTCGCCGGCATGCTCACCGACCGGGACATCGTGGTGCGGGCAGTGGCGGAGAACAGCTCCCCTGCGGCCACCACCATCGGCTCGATCGTCACCCGCGAGGTGGTCATGATCGAGCAGCACTGCACGGCGGGTGAGGCGGCCGCGCTCATGCGCGACCGGGGCATTCGGCGTGTGCTGGTCTGTGACAGTGATCGCAAGCTGGTCGGGATCGTCTCGCTCGGCGACCTGGCCATGCAACTCGACCCCACCAGCGCTCTCAGCGAGATCAGCGAGCAGTCGCCAACGGTGTGA